Part of the Corynebacterium efficiens YS-314 genome is shown below.
CGTGGACCGCGGTGCAGGGTGCCGCCGGACTGGAGGCCATCGGTCTGACCGGGTTCTCCGCGATCCTGGCGTTCATCATGCTGGCCTCGCTGCTGAACCTGTTGATCATCTCGGGGTCGGCGATGTGGACGCTCATGGCTGCGGTGTTCGTGCCCATGTTCGCGCTGCTGGGGTATGAACCCTCGTTTGTGCAGGCGGCCTTCCGCGTCGGTGACTCCGCCACCCAGGTGATCACCCCGCTGAATCCGTACATGATCGTGATCCTGGGCCTGCTGCGCCGCTATGAACCCGATGCGGGTCTGGGTACCCTCATGTCGCGTCTGATCCCATTTGTCATCCCGTTCTGGCTAGCATGGGCATCACTTCTGGCGATCTGGTTCTACGCGGACCTGCCCCTGGGACCCGGATCGGGCATCTTCCTGTAACACACGCGCGACCCACTGAAGGACACTATGAGCAGCCAACCACTTCCACCACCGACCACGTACCTGGATTACATGGAGGAGGGGATCGCCCGGCGCAAGGCCGAGGCGGAGGCGCTCATGGCGGCCGCCGAGGGGGTCCTCGCCGACTATCCCGGGCAGACCGTGTTGTGGCGTGATCTCCAGGAACGCGGGGAAGCCCTGCGGGATGATCTCCGTGACATCGCCTTCGATCTCCACGACCACCCCGAGGAGGCCTTCGAGGAGTTCCATGCCAGGCAGGTGATCGTCGACAAGCTCGCGGCGCGCGGGTTCACCGCTGAGACCGGCGTCTACGGCGTGGAGACCGCCCTGGAGGCGAGCTGGACCACCCGGGGGTATGACGCGACGCGTCATCCCACCATCGCCATCCTCGCCGAATACGATGCACTGCCCGAGATCGGGCACGCCTGCGGGCACAATATCATCGCCGCCGCCGGTGTCGGCGCCTTCCTCACCGCGACGGCCGTGCTTGCCGACGCCGAACGCACCGCCCCCGACGGCCTCGGCTTCGAGGGACGGCTCGTGCTGCTGGGCACCCCCGCCGAGGAGGGCCACTCCGGCAAGGAATACATGATCGCCGGCGGTGCCTTCGAGGGCATTGACGCCGCCATCATGATCCACCCCTTCGCCTATGACATCGCCGAACACGTCTGGGTCGGACGACGCACCATGACCGCCACCTTCCACGGGGTCTCCGCGCACGCCTCCGCCCAGCCGTTCATGGGCCGCAACGCCCTCGACGCCGCCAGCCTGGCCTACCAGGGCCTCGGCGTGCTGCGCCAACAGATGCCCCCGAGCGACCGCCTCCACGCGATCGTCACCGAGGGCGGCAACCGCCCCAGCGTCATCCCGGACGAGGCGAGGATGGCGGTGTACGTCCGGTCCCTGCTGCCCGAGGCACTGGTGGAATTGTCCACCCGCGTCAACGATGTCATGGAGGGCGCCGCGAAGATGGCCGGGGTCGGCCTGGAACTGAACTGGGACATCCACCCCGCCAGCCTCCCGGTACGCAACAACCACGTCCTGGCCACCCGCTGGGCCCGCACCCAGCAGCTGCGGGGCCGCACCGCCCTGCCCGCCGGGATCCTGCCCGACACACTGGCGGCCTCCACCGACTTCGGCAACGTCTCCCACATCATCCCCGGCATCCACCCCATGGTGAAGATCTCCCCGGAGAATGTCGCCCTGCACACGAGGGAATTCGCCGTCTACGCCCGCACCGAGGAAGCCGTGGACGCCGCGGTGGACTCCTCCATAGGCCTGGCGCAGGTGGCGGTCGACGCCCTGGCCGACCCCCGGCTGCTCGCCGCGGCCCGCG
Proteins encoded:
- a CDS encoding M20 family metallopeptidase — translated: MSSQPLPPPTTYLDYMEEGIARRKAEAEALMAAAEGVLADYPGQTVLWRDLQERGEALRDDLRDIAFDLHDHPEEAFEEFHARQVIVDKLAARGFTAETGVYGVETALEASWTTRGYDATRHPTIAILAEYDALPEIGHACGHNIIAAAGVGAFLTATAVLADAERTAPDGLGFEGRLVLLGTPAEEGHSGKEYMIAGGAFEGIDAAIMIHPFAYDIAEHVWVGRRTMTATFHGVSAHASAQPFMGRNALDAASLAYQGLGVLRQQMPPSDRLHAIVTEGGNRPSVIPDEARMAVYVRSLLPEALVELSTRVNDVMEGAAKMAGVGLELNWDIHPASLPVRNNHVLATRWARTQQLRGRTALPAGILPDTLAASTDFGNVSHIIPGIHPMVKISPENVALHTREFAVYARTEEAVDAAVDSSIGLAQVAVDALADPRLLAAARAEFEATGGVLKVADYLG